The region AATGTCGCGATTCAAGCTACTTAGATTACGGCGAAGTTTCATAGGTAATTCGATTGGTCGTCCCCTGATCGGGGACGGCAGGTTTTGTGACCAGTTAATGTTTTCACCCCCGATTTGCTCCGCAAATCGGCCCCTTAGGGGCTATTGAGTGTCATTATCGGTACGGCGCCCACTCCGGCTCATTAGCAAAGACCCATCGGTAGTAATCGGCGTGCTTGAGCATGAAGGCGGCCTCCTGATCTACAACAACGGTGCAGCGCCGGTGCATCTGCAGGGCGCTCGCCGTAACAAGTGAGCAGAGCGGGCCTTCAATCGCCTGTTGTAGGACCGCAGCTTTCTCAGAACCTGTTGCGAGCATTATGCACCATTTACTATCTAGGATCGTTGCCACCCCGATCGTAATCGCGCGAGAGGGTACCAGCTCAGCGCCGCCAAAGAATTGAGCGTTCTGTTCGCGGGTTTGTGGGGTTAATGATTTTGTACGGGTACGGGACCTCAGGGAGGAGAGGGGTTCGTTAAACGCTAGGTGGCCGTTGCGCCCTATCCCGAGTAGCTGTAGGTCGATTCCTCCAGCTTTGGCGATAGCTGCTTCGTAGCGTAGGCACTCTGCCTCTAGGTCGTGCGCCATACCGTCAGGCAGGTGTGTGTTTTTAGCGTCGATATTAATCTGCTTAAAGAGCGCGCGCTCCATGCTGCTGCGGTAAGATCCTGAGTGGCTAGCGGGAATGCCGATGTACTCATCGAGGTTAAAGGTTGTCACCTGTGAAAAGTCTAGGCCCTCTTTTTTAGAGAGGATCTGATAGACCATTTCAGGGGTT is a window of Pseudomonadota bacterium DNA encoding:
- the nagB gene encoding glucosamine-6-phosphate deaminase — encoded protein: MEVIICPTANKASALVAELIATTVRSNPQAVLGLATGRTPEMVYQILSKKEGLDFSQVTTFNLDEYIGIPASHSGSYRSSMERALFKQINIDAKNTHLPDGMAHDLEAECLRYEAAIAKAGGIDLQLLGIGRNGHLAFNEPLSSLRSRTRTKSLTPQTREQNAQFFGGAELVPSRAITIGVATILDSKWCIMLATGSEKAAVLQQAIEGPLCSLVTASALQMHRRCTVVVDQEAAFMLKHADYYRWVFANEPEWAPYR